From a region of the Blochmannia endosymbiont of Camponotus modoc genome:
- a CDS encoding UvrD-helicase domain-containing protein → MNVYNILDQLNDKQQEAVTSNDQNILVLSGAGSGKTRALVNRILWLQLVKKYTPWSIMAITFTNKATSVM, encoded by the coding sequence ATGAATGTTTATAACATTCTTGATCAATTAAATGATAAACAACAAGAAGCGGTAACTTCTAATGATCAAAATATATTGGTGTTATCTGGAGCTGGTAGCGGAAAAACTCGAGCATTAGTTAATCGCATTCTCTGGCTACAATTAGTAAAAAAATATACACCATGGTCAATAATGGCTATTACTTTTACGAATAAAGCTACTTCAGTAATGTGA